A segment of the Nitrosospira briensis C-128 genome:
TGTTTTTTTGTAAACGACCAGGATACTTTACGGCCAGCAAGTAGCGCGCACCCAACAGGAGTTGCCCAAATGCGTACCATCACTGTATTTATTATCTGGCTTGTCGTTTTTATTCCCGCCTGTGCTACGGGAAGCGGTCCCGTTTCCGATGAAGATACGACGGGTGCGCTGAAGCAAGCACTCACTCAGGGTGCGGATGTGGCAGTGGACAAGCTCGGGGTAGCGGATGGGTTTCTCAATAACCCCAAGGTTAAAATACCGCTGCCCGGGGCGCTGCAGAAAGTGGAGGGCATCATGCGCACTCTGGGCATGAGTAAATATGCCGACGGCTTGATCGTGACAATGAATCATGCGGCGGAGACAGCAGCAGCCGAAGCCAGGCCGCTGCTGATGGACGCGGTGCAAAAGATGTCCGTGAAAGATGCCAGAGCCATATTGACTGGTGGCGACGACGCGGCAACACAGTATTTTCGTACAACGACTTCAGACGCGTTGTCTCAAAAATTTTTGCCGATCGTAAAAAATGCAACGGATCAGGTAGGATTGATCAAGAAATACAATGAATTCGCGGGAAAGGGCGCGAAATTGGGTTTGATTGGGGAAAAGGACGCGAATATTGAAAACTACGTTACACAAAAAACGCTGGACGGGCTCTATCTGATGATGGCCGAGGAGGAACGCGCCATCCGCAACGACCCGATGGGCCAGGGCAGTAAGTTACTCCAGCGAGTGTTTGGGTCGCTGAAATAATTCAGCCTTGTAGAAGATTACCGAAAATTATTTTAAAAAAATCTTCTGCGTTTCAAATCCGCCAAGCTTTTTCGACGTCCAGGTTTTCAGGACGTCACGATATTCTTTTCCTCCGGCAGTTCCTTGACAAGCCAGCCAAGTAGATCCCCGATCAGCTTATCGCTCGCTTCCGTTAACGCCCGCACTGCGCCTGCGGCATTGAGTGTGAGTGCCACCTGCTCGATATGGAAACTACGTTGCGCCGCCAGCGAACGCGTATCACGGTTGATGAGGCTGGCGCGCAATTTTACCACCGCCCGGCTTTGGTCGGCGGTGTCGAATACCTGGGTAAATTCTTCGAGTTCCACGCGCAAAATATAATCCGTCTGCACGTTATCGGCGGTGCTCATCACTCCGCCATCGCTGATCCCGGCAATTCGACTCCTGATCCACTGGGTGAGCAATGTTGCGGGAGGGGAAGCCCAACGGTTGCTGGCGTAGACATAAGCTTGCGCTGGATCATGATATGCCAGACGATAATGAATCGCTGTGCTGTCCAGCCAGGCTGGCGCTGCCGCTTCCGCCACCAGCAGACTTGCCTGTAGCCGTACATTGCTCGATGCGTCGGCATTATTGGCTGGAATCGTAAACTGTTGCAAGCCGAAATCATATATCGCCGTGGGTGCTTGCGTCCGAGGTGCGACGCATCCGGTGAGCGTTACTATTGCCAGAACCAGGATTTTTTTCATTTTAATTTCCCCCAGGAGATACGAAACCATCTTCTCCCGGACCGGGAGGTGGCGGCGATCTGCCAAACAGAAGACTCCCGGGTTGCTCTTCCAGTTGCAGAAGAACGCGATCCACGTTGCGGGAGTTACGCGTGATTCCTTCAGCCACGCCATGCAGTTTATGCATGGTGCCGGTAAGCTCGCCGGCCGTTTGAGAAAGGCTGTCGATAGCCCCCCCCTGCTGATTCAATTTGGTTGTGATCTGGTTAAGCCCGATTACCAGTTGGTCAGTATGATTCAGTACGGAGCTTGCATCGGCGGCCAACCCCGGCAATTTCCTGACTCCGGGTTCCAGTTGCGTGATGAGGTGGCGCATCTGGCCGGTCGCCCCCTCTGTATTTTCCAGTATGCGTGTAAACCGCGCCCGGTTCTGATCGTCAAAAACGAGATTCAGACGCTCTACCAGCCCGTTGGCATTGCTGAGCAGACGTTGCGCGGAAGTGGTTATGCTATCCAGCTCGGAGGGGCGAAAGGGAATCTGTGCCAGATTGTCCGAATCGGTTTTCAGCCTCTCCGCTTCGCCGCCTTCGTCATTCAATTGCACAAACGCAAGGCCTGTCAGTCCCTGATAGCCAAGCTGCGCGTATGCGTTTTTGGTCAGCGGGAGATCCTTGTCCACGGCAATACGGATAAGAATGGTATGGGAATCTTTTGGGTCCAGACGGATATCCTCCACTTTGCCCACAGTCAATCCACGGTAACGTACCGTTGCCTGGGAGTTGAGCCCGGTAATGGGAAACGCCGATACCAGCAAGTATTTATCACGCGTCAGTGTGTCGCCACTTAACCACATGGCCACGGCGGCTATGGCTGCACCCAGAAAAATTACGAATAAACCCGCCACAAGGGCATGGGCACGGTTTTCCATAATAATCCCCTATAAATTATTGCGATTATTTTCCAGTATCTTCTTGCCACGCTCACCGCAGAAAAATTTTGTAATAAATGGGTGTCTCGTATTGACTACTTCCCGAAGCGTTCCAAGCGCTACCATGCGCTGTTCATCCAGGGCCGCCACGCGGTCGGAAAGGGCAACCAGCGTTTCCACATCATGCGTTGCCATGACGATGGTCAGCGTCAATTCGGTACGCAACGTCTGGATCAGCTTGACGAAACCATCGCTCAGCTCAGGGTCAAGTCCCGCGGTAGGCTCGTCCAGAAACAGCAATTCGGGATCCAGTGCCATGGCCCGTGCCAGCGCGATGCGTTTGATCATGCCGCCGGAAAGCTCGGCAGGCATTCTGATCGCATGTTTTGTGTCGATTTCCACCATTTTAAGTTTGAGCATAACCAGGTTACGTATCATGTCCTCGTCAAGTGTCCGCAGCTCGCGCATGGGCAATGCAATATTGTCATATACCGATAATGCGCTGAATAAGGCGCCTTTCTGAAACAATACCCCGCAGCGGTTGCGCATATATTGCAGCTGTTCGTGCCGTCGACCATGCACGGGCTCGCCAAAAATCCTGACTGTACCTTGCGCGGGTGTTTCCAGGCCCAGCATCTGTCGTATCAAAGCGGTTTTGCCGCTGCCGGAGCCGCCAACCAGTGTAAGGACCTCGCCGCGACGTACGCACAGGTTAATGTTTTCATGCACTACATGCGTGCCGAAACGGGTATACAGTCCTTCAACCGCGATAACGTAGTTTCCATTCGTCATCAATTATCGCCTTACCCTATTCCAACATTGGAAAAAACGACAGCAAAAATCGCATCGATAATAATAACAACGGTAATCGACGTGACGACTGAATTCGTCGTTCCTTCGCCGAGGCTTTCCGTATTGGATTTGATTCTCAGGCCGAAATGACAGGAGATCAGCGCGATCGCCATGCCGCACACAACGCCTTTGCCCAGCCCCAGCCACAAATTGGCAATGGCCACCACATCAGGAAGCTTGCTTAAGAAAAACTGATAGCCAAGCCCTAGCTGAATCTCGGCAGCCACCATTCCCCCTATCAAAGCGATGGCGCTCGTCCATAACACTACGAGTGGCATCGCGATACCCAGTGCCATGACTTTGGGCAGCACCAGGCGCAGACTGTGAGGTATACCCATCACAGTCAGCGCATCAAGCTCCTCGGTAACCCTCATGACACCCAGTTGCGCGGTCATGGATGAACCGGAGCGTCCTGCGACCAATATTGCGGCCAGCACCGGGCCGAGCTCGCGAACGATGCTGATGCCAAGAATATTGATGATGAATATGTCCGCGCCAAACATCTGCAATTGTTTGGAAGAAAGATAGCTCAGCACGATACCGATGAGAAATCCTACCAGCGCGGTGATACCCAACGCCTGGGCGCCGGTGCGATACAGGTTCGCGGATATTTCACGCCAGGGGATCCGTGCAGGATGGCGGGTGAGGTAAATCGCGTCCAGCAATAATCGGCCGGATAGAATGATGAGGCCGGTCAAATGCTCCCACAGCAGAAAAACTGCATTTCCGAGGACTGTGATCGGCCACAGTAAATCGCGCGGCACAGGCGCGGGCGGGGCGGGTATTTTTTCCAGTCGATCAAAAAGTCTTTCATGCTCGCGCCGCAACCGCAAATGCCGAGGGCGTCGATTGCCCCAGGCTCGCCACAGCAGAACCGCACCTGCGTCATCCATTTGCCGGACTCCGGTGAGGTCCCAGCGTAGCTCCGGATCGGCTGCTTCATTGTCAAGTTCGGCGGATAGCGGCTGCAGCCATTTTCCAAGGGCCGTCAGAGTGCAGTTCCCCGTGAGCATTAAACGCGGCGCGCCATCCTCACCGGTTACGCGGCGCAATACTATCGATGAATTGCTGCCCTCATTCTCCGGCATGGTGACTGTCCTTGGACAATGCTAATGATAGAATATCGGGCTTGCGCAGCCCTGCTTATTGTTTTCTATTCTAGCCCTTTGTAAAAGCAAAGCGAATCGTTCGTCTGCATGAATCCGTTATCTGAACTGTGCGGAACTGTGCGAGTTAGCGTCAGTAAAATATTCGAGGTTTTCAGCCCATTCGCCAGTGCTCATCATGACGTCCAGTCACATTACCACGATACGACGCCAACGCGATAGATGCCGAAAATTCTTACACTAATATTTACACTGTTCGGATTGTGTGTATAACCCTCTGTTTTATTTTGGCTATAGCATCTGGCATGAAAAATGCTTAGATAGAGCGAGAGATCAAGTCGGTAGGTAATGCGAAGGTTTGCCGGACTCTGACGAGGCCAGTCAATCTGGCTGGACTTTTTAGCAGCGCAGCAGTAAAGAAGTGAAAAGGGGCAGTTAACAACAATAACAATAATTCAACAATAATAACAATCGCATAATCAGGGTTTGGAGTGAATTTTAGTAATGAAATCGTACTCTGACTCTGATTATTTTTTTGCCTCATCACTGTCCTGAAGTGGATAGCATGGCGGAAATATTGTTTTCCGTGTCAGGCCTCGCTTTGGGAGCGAGATACTCAACAGTCCGAAACCCCTTTGACTAAGCAGTCTTCATTAATGCTGATGATGGGAGGATTGCGTTTCCTGCCCCGTCGAATGCCCCTTCAGGCGAATCTGATAACTGGCGTGGCACGCATTGCACGTTTGCATCGCTTTACTCATTTGCCATAGGGTATGCTTGGGATCTTGCATGGACTCTGCGTCAGCAGAGATTTGATCGAAGGCCTTGTGGACCGACATACCCATCTGCATGAATTCCTTCGGCAATACAGCCTTGAGATGATCCTCGCCTTTATGCGCCATACCGATACCAAGCGAGCGTGCCTCTCGCGCCACCGCGGTCATATCCTCTTTGGAAAGCGCATCCAGGATATTCTGCGTTCCCGCTAGCAGGGCGCGCATTTCCGTGAGCACGTGGTCTCGTTGATGCTCGGTAAGCGGAAGGATTCGGCGCGTATCGACCTCATTTCCCGTTGCAGTAGAGGCGATAAGGATCAGCGTAATGGCAAGAATATTTCTCAAAATTCATCTCCGGTAACGTATAAGATTCGAACCCGGCCAATGATGGCCAAGTTTTGTCAGGTTTTTTAACACGCAAAAAACCGATTAACCCGAATTCAAGAACGCGAAGCTTGCGAGGTACGAAAGAGGTACGGAAAATCCTTTTCGGTTGTAGCGTTCAGTTAACAAATGAGCTGAAAAAACGAGCAGTCAACTGACGGATTCAGAATTATGTATCTACTGCTTTCGCCCGTAAATCATGCTCATCGGAGCCGATGATCTCAACCTCCATAAATTCACCGGGCTTCACATTTTTCGCGTTATCGATGTAAACCACGCCATCGATTTCAGGTGCATCGGCAGTGCTCCGGGCGACGGCCTTATTTTTTTGCACCTCATCTACCAGCACGGTCATATGTTTTCCGATCTTTTGGGCAAGGCGCGCGGTGCTGATATTTTCCTGTACCGCCATGAAGCGGGCGCGCCGTTCTTCTTTTATCTCTTCCGGAATATGGCCGGGTAGCGCGTTCGCCACAGCACCCTCCACCGGAGAGTAGGCAAAGCAGCCGACGCGATCCAGTTGCGCTTCTTCGAGAAACGCCAGAAGCTGTTCGAACTCCTCTTCAGTCTCACCGGGAAAGCCGACAATGAAGGTGCTGCGCAGTGTGATATCCGGGCATACCTCACGCCACTGCCTGACACGCTCCAGGTTGTTTTCAGCACTGGCAGGACGTTTCATGGCCTTTAAAATGCGCGGGCTGGCGTGCTGAAACGGTACGTCGAGGTAGGGAAGGATTCTCCCCTCGGCCATCAGAGGGATCACTTCATCGACGTGCGTGTAGGGGTACACGTAATGCAACCGTACCCAAACGCCAAATTCGCCCAATGCGCGAACCAGTTCGGTCATGCGGGTCTTCAGCGGCCTGCCTTGCCAGAAGCCGGTGCGGTATTTCACATCCACGCCATAAGCGCTGGTGTCCTGCGAAATTATCAGTAATTCCTTTACGCCTGCATTGACCAGATTCTCCGCTTCCTGCATGACCTGGTTGATGGGGCGACTGACCAGGTCGCCGCGCATGGAAGGAATGATGCAGAAAGTGCAGCGATGATTGCAACCTTCCGATATCTTGACATACGCATAGTGCCTGGGCGTGAGCTTTATTCCCTGCGGGGGAATCAGGCTGGTGTAAGGATCGTGCGGTTGCGGCAGATGCATGTGTACCGCTGCCATGACTTCCGGCAGAGCATGGGGACCGGTAACCGCCAGCACCTGTGGATGGGCTTGTTTTACCACCTCGCCGCCGCCTTTGGCGCCGAGGCAGCCGGTGACGATAACTTTGCCATTTTCCGCCAGCGCCTCGCCGATGGCATCCAGCGATTCTTCTACTGCGCTGTCGATGAAGCCGCAGGTATTGACGACCACCAGATCGGCGTCCTCATACGTAGAGGAAGTTTCATAGCCTTCCGCGCGTAGTTGAGTAAGAATTTGCTCGGAATCCACCAGCGCCTTGGGACAACCAAGCGAGACAAAGCCGATTTTGGGGGGAGGTTGCTTGAGAGCTGCCATGTGAGGGATTTCTAAGAATAAATGAAATTCAAGATAAACAGGAAAAACAGTCGGAAGAATTATGTCCACGCCGGAAGGTCGGCATCAAGACTTTCCAAGTATTTACAAATTATGCTGGGTGAGTGAAGAGGCTGCCAGCCAGCCAAATGGAGCTGATACCCAGCGTGATGAGTGCGACCTGCTGGACAGTCGCGCCGATTTCCGGGCGCTTATGCAACCCGGGAATCAAGTCCGACATTGCCACATAAATCATGCTGGCCGAAGCCAGTCCCAGCAGCGAGGGGATGAAGTGGTTCATGTCTTGCAACATGAAATAGGTCGACAATCCCCCGAGCAAAGTGGCGGCGCTGGAAAAAAGATTAAAGAGAAGTGCCTGCCGGCGAGTATAGCCCGAATTGAGCAGAATCAGAAAATCACCGGCTTCCTGCGGGATTTCGTGGGCAATGATGGCAATGGATGTAACAATGCCCAATTGCACATCCGCCATAAATGCCGCGGCAATGAGTATGCCGTCGACAAAATTGTGAAACGTATCGCCCAGCATGATCATCATACCGCTACGGCCATGATCATGCTGATCAGGGCTCGGTGCTGCAACGATGGCAGCGCCGGGCAGACGATCATGGGCCTCGCATTCCTCCGCGTGGCAGTGGCGCCACAATACCAGTTTTTCCAGAATGAAGAATAACAGGATACCGAACAGCACTGTGCCGGTCATCTGCGCCGGATTTTTTGAAAGCTCGAGCGCCTCCGGCAGCGCATTGAGAAAAGCGGCCCCCAGCAGCGCGCCGATAGCGTATGAGACCAGCATTTGTACCCACGAGGCGCGGGTATTAAGCGTCAGCGCGGCGGCGAACAGCACGCTCAACATACCGCCGAAAAGGCTGGTGACTATGATCCAGGCAAGAATGGACATTTACTGCGATTCGTGAAAAATGCGGGATTATACGCTTTTGCAAGACGTGAATTCAGGCGTTAGCGCGGTAGGGCTGCAACGAACCTGCGATGGCATATTCATAATGCCGCTTCAGCCGCGCTTCCTTGGTGCTCCAACGCTGACCTACTGCTCCAGCCAGATCAGTCCCGCCATGCGCCCGGTCTTGCCATCGCGACGATAAGAAAAAAATCTCGCCGGGTCGCTGAAAGTGCATTCTCCGCCACCGTAAATTTCCGCCACGCCGGCGTCCGTTAGTCGCTGTCGCGCCAGCAGGAAAAGATCGGCTAACCATTTGCCATTATTGCGGGAAATGAAGGCGAAAGCGGATGTTTCATCACGTTCGATAAAGGCCTTGCGTACCTCTTCACCGACCTCGAAATGATCGGGTCCGATTGCCGGGCCGAGCCAGGCCATGAGCGGACTGTTCAACGTACCTATCGCCGATACTGTGCGTTCGATAATTCCCTCGGCCATTCCGCGCCACCCTGCATGAATTACGGCAACCGTGGTGCCCGCGCGGTCGCACAATAGTACCGGCAGACAATCTGCCACGAGTACCGCGCAGACAACTCCCGGGCGCCGGCTGAACGCTCCATCGCTCTCACATGAGGATGTGCAATCATGCTCATCAAAGTCTATCGATTCTGTGCCGTGCACCTGTTTGAGCCATCCGGGTTCGCCTGGCAAAAACCGGCGTAGCAGGGCACGGTTTTGTTTGACGATTAATGGATCATCGCCAACATGATCGCCCAGGTTGAGGCTGGCATAAGGTGCACTGCTGCCCCCGCCATTACGCGTGGTGAACAGTGCTTTGACATTGCTCGGCGCGGGCCAGCCAGGGGTGATCCAATCGCTCATACCGCTCATGAATTGATCATTGGTGTTGCCGCAGCCTCAGCAGGAGGCTGCTCATGTCCTCGGGCAATGGCGCGTCCCAGCCCATCCTCATGCCACTTTGTGGATGGGTGAGTTCCAGTTTTTGCGCATGCAGTGCCTGCCTCGAAAAACCAATCAGCCGCATGGCCTCGAGAATGCTTTTTTTGGGCTTGCCGCCATATACGGGGTCTCCCATAAGTGGGTGACCGATGGAGTGCATATGCACGCGAATCTGGTGGGTGCGTCCGGTTTCCAGGCTGCACTGGAGCAAAGTGCTTTCGTCGAATTTTTCCTGTACGCGGTAATGGGTGCGCGCTTCTTTGCCGCTCGCAATCACAGCCATTTTCGTCCGCTGTACCGGATGCCGTCCTACCGGGGCATCGACCCATCCCCCCACCGACACCTGGCCCAGCACCAGCGCCAGGTAATTGCGCGTTACAGTATGCTTTTGCAGTTGCCGCACCAGACTGGTCTGGGCTTCAAGCGTTTTCGCCACGACCAGCAGGCCGCTGGTATCCTTATCCAACCGGTGAACAATGCCGGCGCGGGGTATTGCGGCCAGTTGCGCGGCGTGATGCAACAGCGCGTTCAGCATGGTTCCCTGCCAATTGCCGCTGCCGGGGTGAACTACCAGCCCGGCTGGCTTGTTGATGACAATCAGTTCGTCATCCTCATAGGCGATATCCAGCAAGATAGCCTCGGCTGCGTGGCTGGTTTCGATGAAGCAATGCGCTGGCTTGACCTCGATCTTTTCTCCACTCCACACTTTTTGTCTGGGAATAGCATCTCTACCATCAACGCTGATACGTTTTTCCCGTATCCATGCCTGCAGGCGGTTGCGAGACCAATCAGGCAGCAATTGCGCCAGAACCTGGTCAAGCCGCGCTCCGGCAAAATGCCGGGGGATTATCAGCTCGATCGTGGTTTCAGTCGATTCAGACCGTATGGGCTTTGCGCTATAATGGCCAAATCCATTTTTGGTTTCCAAATAACTCATCATGTCACGTAGTGTAGCTTTATTTCTGGTGTTGCTGCTATCCGCATGCGGGCTGTTGTCCAAAGAGGTGAAGGACTCCAAGAATTGGTCCGCAAGCAAGTACTACTCTGAAGCAAAGTCGGAATTGAACGAAGGGAATTATGGAGGCGCCATCAAGCTATTCGAAGCGCTGGAGGCACGTTATCCCTACGGCCGCTTTGCGCAGCAGGCGCAGCTTGAAGTCGCGTATGCCTATTATAAAGATGGCGAACCGGCCACGGCTATTGCGGCTGCCGACCGCTTTATCAAGCTTCACCCCAATCATACCAATGTCGATTATGCGTATTACCTCAAGGGCCTGTCGAATTTCAACGACGATCTCGGATTGATGGGCATCGTGTCGGAAAAAATTCTCAATCAGGATATGAGCGAGCGTGATCCGAAAGCGTCACGCGAATCATTTGAAAATTTCAAGGAATTAGTGTCCCGCTATCCCAAAAGCAAATACGCGGCCGATGCGGTGCAGCGAATGAAGCATCTGGTTAATGTAGTGGCTTTGAATGAAGTCCAGGTGGCACGTTATTACATCAAGCGGGGCGGTTACGTTGCCGCTGCCAACCGTGCTCAATATGCGCTGAAGGAATACCCGCAGACTCCGGCCACGGAAGAAGCGTTATTCATCATGATGAAATCGTACGATGCGCTGGGCATGACCGATTTGCGTGACGATGCGCATCGCGTGATGAAAAAAAATTTCCCCGATAGCCGATTCTTCGAGGATTCAACTGGAAAAAGCGCTGAACCCTGGTGGAGATTCTGGTAATACCAGGCATAGGCGGCAGGCGGGCAGTCCTGGATATTTCCTTTAAATCCGACAGGCTGTTAGCCTAACGGGTTAAACGCCACATCCTCCGATGGGCGTTCATGCGCAGCTTCGTCCTGCAAACGAATTGCCAGGACGTCGCATCCGGCATGATGCAGCACACTGCTTGCTGTTGATCCCAGCAATAAGGCAAGGCCATGACGGCCATGCGACCCCACGACGATTAGATCGATATGCTCCCGCTCGGCAATCCGTACAATCTCCTGTCCAGGCACGCCCCAAACCATCCATCGACGGGCAGGATCCACATTCAGCTGGTTACCGACCTGCTTCAGCTTGAATTTTTCCGCCTCCAGCAATTCATATGTTGAATATTCATCCAGGGCGATTTCGGTTCCATACGCTGTATCGGGCATGGGTATATCATCCAGCACATGAATCATGCTCAATTTGGCGTGGAACAGTGCTGCTAGATGGCCTGCTTTCCGCGCGACATGGTTTCCGTGCTCCGAAAAATCCACTGCGAGTAAAATATGCCGATAGTTTCCATTATTCATGGTGCGAGCCGGGGAGAGAGGAAAACTACATTAAAATTGGTCAAACGGTTGCAATACCCGGAATAGCATGATGCGGATTTGGATTATTGAAAGTATAATTGCTGGTAACCCGAGTAGCTGATCAGCGTGAAGTTCCAGGTTCTTCATAAGCAACGGCTTCGGGGGATTTGATCATCGTTCTTAAAATTTTCCACACATTATCCACAATTTTTTCTTGCGCCTGGGCACTTGGATGTATCCCGTCTGCCTGAAAAAATTCCCGTTTGTCGCCAAATCCATCCAGCAGGAAAGGCACCAGTTTGAGCCCATGGCGTTTAGCCAGTTGCGGGTATATATCCTGAAACTTTTGCGTATAGGCTATGCCATAATTAGGCGGCAATTGCATCCCGGCCAGCAGTACCGCGGTTTTATTTCGCAAACACGCTTCAATGATGGCTTCGAGATCATCACGGATGGATTCGATAGGCGCCCCTCGCAACCCATCATTGCCACCAAGTTCGATGACTACGATGTCCGGTCGATGGGTCTTGATCGCTTGCACGATCCGATTTCGTCCTCCTGCCGCCGTTTCGCCACTGATGCTATTGTTGATCAGCGTTGCCTGCGATTTTGTTTGCAGCTGCCTCTTCAGCAGACTGACCCATCCCGCATTGTGCGGCAGGCCATAGCCAGCAGACAAGCTGTCCCCAAATACCATGATAGTAGTGGTTCCGGCTGTGGTCGCAGGCTCCGGCGGTGCTGCCGCGCCTGAGCCAGTAACTCCGATACTTGACAGGATATACAGAATAACCAGGAAATTTTTCATGACAGATAATTTTATTGTGCGGCCTATTGTGCAGGCAATCGGGTTGACCAAGCAAGTAAGTACGGGCAGTGAACAGCTTACCATTCTGGAGAATATCCATCTGGAGATAAATGCAGGTGACTCGGTTGCTGTGGTGGGGGCGTCAGGCTCGGGTAAGTCGACACTACTGGGGCTGCTCGCAGGATTAGATACGCCCTCCAGCGGTAAGGTTCATCTTTACGGAGAAGATATTTTTTTATTGGATGAAGATGCGCGAGCGGCGCTGCGTGGGCGCATGCTGGGGTTCGTAT
Coding sequences within it:
- a CDS encoding universal stress protein, which encodes MNNGNYRHILLAVDFSEHGNHVARKAGHLAALFHAKLSMIHVLDDIPMPDTAYGTEIALDEYSTYELLEAEKFKLKQVGNQLNVDPARRWMVWGVPGQEIVRIAEREHIDLIVVGSHGRHGLALLLGSTASSVLHHAGCDVLAIRLQDEAAHERPSEDVAFNPLG
- a CDS encoding arylesterase, producing MKNFLVILYILSSIGVTGSGAAAPPEPATTAGTTTIMVFGDSLSAGYGLPHNAGWVSLLKRQLQTKSQATLINNSISGETAAGGRNRIVQAIKTHRPDIVVIELGGNDGLRGAPIESIRDDLEAIIEACLRNKTAVLLAGMQLPPNYGIAYTQKFQDIYPQLAKRHGLKLVPFLLDGFGDKREFFQADGIHPSAQAQEKIVDNVWKILRTMIKSPEAVAYEEPGTSR